AAGTGAACTCTCTCCGCGGCATCAAAGAAGCCTCGGTTGAACAGAAAGAACTTAAGCTGGATGATAGCTACGTTTCTAAACTTCGCAATTATGTTTTGCCAGCGAAGCGCAGTGCTATGAAGCTCTACCAGATCCCGTACTTGCTTGAGAAATCCCTGATCGTTCAGGAAAAACCATTTATTAAGGACACACGCGATCTTCGCTTTGCTCAAGATTGGCTAAACGGTCGTGACAGTGATATCAAAACATTTAAAGCCCTCAACAAGATCGGCAACACTCAAGAGCGCGTGACAAAAGTGCAGGCGTTGATGAAAGAAGCCATCAAAGAAGCGGAGCTAGAAGACCGCATCTTCCCGACGCCGCTTAATAAAGCTTATAACCGTAAAAACATGGATGGTCTGACGATCGTCTATGTTCCTGGAATTTATAACAGCATCTTCGATAAAGAGATTTTCAGTCTTGGCTTGAATGCTCTTTCTGATGAAATGGGCCTTCGCGTGATTCAGCCGCCAGTTGAAGCTACGTGCTCAGGTGATTTCAATGGCGATATCATCGCGGACTTCCTCAAGCAGGATACAAAAACCCGCATCGCCCGTGGTCAAGTGGCTCCGAAGTACATGATTCTCGGTTACTCAAAAGGAGCCGTTGATACATTGAATTTCATGGTGAAAAATCGCCAGTTCACGTCAACTTACGTGAAAGGCTTTGTCGCGATCGCAGCCCCACTCCACGGCTCTTCGATCCTCAACAAGACGGACCTGCCATTTGCACTCGTGTCGGCGCTGTCTGAAAAAGACGGACCTGAAGTTTGCAAAAACGAAAAGGCCGCTGCGAAATCACTTGTTCCAAGCGCGATGCAAAGCTTCTGGAGAAAGAACGAAAGATCTCTGATTGGTCTGACTCGTTACTACTCTGTGACTTTCGAAAGTGATCCTGAAGATTCTCATATCTTTATGAAAGCAACAAAGCTCATTGCACAGTTTGACGAGAACAACGACGGTGTTGTTACGACATCTTCTTCGAAATTCCCGGATAATTTGGCTGCGTTGGATCTTGGCACCATGAAAGCTGATCACTTGGCAGGCATCTTGGCATCTCGCTTTAACCAAAAAGCCTTTATGAAAGGCCTTGTGAATACGTTGGGCGAGTTGGATGCGAATAACGACCAAGCAAATATGCAGTGGAATACAAATACGATCTTGTCGGTTGCAAATGCTCACCCTGTTCGTGACCGCATGTATTACCGTGTGACTAAAAATGGGCTCATTCAACGCGTTCACTTGGATTCAAGCATCGTTGCTGAGCGCGGCGACGTCTTCCCATTCTCACAAACTTGGGAATTAAACCGCTTGCTCCTGCCACCGGTAAACGATCCGGCAGACGACTATCAACCGCAAGTGACTCTGCCACAGTCACAAATTAAGTATGACCCTTATGGAATCCTCGATGTCCAAAAGTTACCGGATATCATGTCGGCGACGAGCGTGACTCCCGTGAGTGTTAAAAACATGCCTCAAGGGATCAACATGGAATTCCATCATAAAAACATGGTGCACTTCCGCATGGATCACCAGTTCAACTATGAATCTCGTTCGCCACTCGGTAACGATGACAACAAGAATTATGGTTACATTAATTCTGATTTCAACGGCGAAAAAGACTGGGTTGCAATGAGAAGCGTGAACAACTCGATCCGCATGACGACTCTGTCTTACAGATTCTCACCGGTTGAGTTCAGCAAGATGTCTTTGAAGCTTGCTGTCACTAAAGGCGTGAAAGGTGCGGACCCCGTAAAAGGTCACACTGGTAAAGATGACTCTGCTTTCCAGGTATGGTTCACAATCCGCGATGGCCGCGCCAATGGCAACCGCGCTTTGGTGGATACAAAGAACGACAAGGTGTTCTTGTTCGGTTACTACTGGAGTGATCCAGTACCAGGTGAAAACCGTAAAGCTGGTGACATCTTTGAAAACTGGTACTCGAATAAAAACATCGTGGTTGCGACATTGCCAGAAGCAAAACAGCTGGTACTCAACAACCCAGATATGCTCGGTAAGCCGCAATTGTTCGAGCGCAATCTTGCTGAAGACTTAAAGCATGCGTTCCCGAATAAGAAAGTCGAAGATATGGACATCGTGGGTATCACGATCCAACACGACTCCAACGACACTGAGGACTCTTCAGAAGCTTACTTCAAATGGCTGAAATTCATGCCATAAAACAAGCGTGAAGAGAATATCTTGGTCTCGCTGAATTAATCTCACAAAAACTCAATATGCTGGCTCCAAAAAAAGGAGCCAGCTATGGATTTACAGCCCCCTACGTCCACCCCTGAGCCAACACCCGAGCGACAACGAAGACCGACCACTCAAGGTCCACTTCCCGAATTGCCAGCACCTAATAAAGTCTCGCCTGCGAACCAAACCTGTTGGTACCTGGGGGCGATCGTTCTTGCCACAGGCCTTGTGGGCTTTGTGGTTCCAGGCTTATTTTTATTACACTTAAATCCGGTTCACAATTTACTGTTCATTGTTTCAGGAGCCCTTGCCGTTTGGTGTGGAATCACCGCCCCCGACTATACGGCGAAAAAGTTCTGCGGTTGGCTCGGTGCTGTTTACTTTGTTGTAGGCCTTGCCGGATTTGCCTTCGGCCACCGTGCGATTTCTTTAACTCGTCCGACCTCGACGGGAATTGCCGAAGAGACCTCGTTCCTATGGCAGTTAGTTCCGGGACGTTTTGAACTTGGTACGGCCGATCACGTTCTCCATCTGATGATCGGCACTATTTTCCTGGCAGCGGCCTTTATGACTCTGCGAGGAGTCCGACGCAGCAAAGAGAAAATCACTTGGCACTAGTCACAAAATAAAAAAGGCGTCGGAAACCCAACGCCTTTTCTTTTTAAATTTAATATCTCAATTACAAAGTAAAGCGAGCCATCAAGTTCAGATTCGTTGAATCTGTTTTGAGGTCGTTACCAGAAACCGGAGAAATATTCTTAGAACCTTTTTGGTACTCAACTTCCGCGCTCAAAGTCAGCAATGTGAAGCTAAAGAAGTCATAACCAACACCCAAATTTGTTCTAGTGTCGCTCCCCGCTTTGCCATTTGTATCTGGATCTGTTTTTTGATTCGATACGAAAACAGCTCCTGCAAATGCGTATAGGCCCACAACGGGGAAATGAAACTGAAGGTCCACTGGGATTAACATATTGTTCAAAGTCGTATCAGAAGAACCCAAGATCGAGTTGGTCTCAAATTTTGCGCTTTCATAAGCGACGCCACCGCGAATCGAGAACCACGGAAGAACCGGAATAAATAACAACGCACCGAAAGTGTTGCCACCCTTACTTTTAACGCTGTCAATACCTGTGCCTGTTGCAGTGTAATTAGTTGAAAGCGGATAAGAGCCAAATACGCCTACGCCAAGTTCTGCGTGAGCCGCACTGACAAAACCAAGAGACAAAACCATTGCACAAATCAAACGAAGTTTTTTCATTTAAACCACCTTTAAATTAATTAACTTATGCCTGTGCAAATTTGTCAATGTGCTTGTCGCAAGATGTGTTATTCACCCTTTGCGATTTTCTCAAGTTCCGCCCAGCGAGCATATGAAGTTTCGATCTCGGTTTGCAGTCTAGACATCTTCATATGAAGCTCCTGCAGCCGCGTGGCATTACTAATGACCTCTGCAGAGATGGATTCAGCTTCCATTTTTGCGAGGTCCTCTTCCATGCCCAGGATTTTTGCTTCCATTCCCTCAAGTTCATTTTTGAGCTTAAAGGACATTCGTTGCACTTTTGCCGCAGGTTTCGCCGCCTCAACAGGCGCGACGACGTCGGCTGGTTTTACTTCGCCCGACTCTTCGGCGAGCCAAGCTTCTTCCCACTGTAAATATCCAACAAAGCGTTCGAGTTTTTTCGAAGGGTTGTCTTTTCGCGGGAAACTCAAAATATCCGTCGCGACTTGATCCATGAAGTAACGATCATGCGTTACCAAAATCACAGCCCCGTTAAAGTTCTGAATGGCGTCACTCAAAACTTCCAAGGTTGCTACGTCCAAATCATTCGTCGGTTCATCGAGCACCAAAACCGAAGCCTCTTGCAACATCAGCTGCGCGATACGCAAACGGCTTTGCTCACCGCCTGAAAGGCGGCCCACTGGTAAATCCATCTGCTGGCGCGAGAATAAGAAGCGTTCAAGGTAACTGCGCGCAAAAACGTACTGTCCTTGGAAGGAAACATAGTCTCCATCCGGGCAGATATTTTTGAGTACGCTTTTTTCCATATTCAAATTGCCGCGATTTTGCTCGAAGTAGGAAACCTTCACTTTGTCGGATAAAAAGACGCTGCCGCTGTCCGGCTGTTCATAGCCGAGCATCATCTTAATCAGCGTACTCTTCCCGCTGCCATTTTCACCTAAAAGAGCCAACCGTGTTTTGGGTGTGATCAAATAACTGAAGTTTTCAATCAGAGCACGATGATCGTAGCTTTTGTAGACGTCTTTAATTTCAATCAGCTTCTGCGGATTTCTCTCGGCATCACCAAAATTAATATTCGCAACGCGGTGACGGTTTTTTTCAACAAGGTTCTCAACGTCGTCCTTCAGATCGCCCGCACGATTGATACGAGCTTTCTGTTTTGCCAAACGCGCGATCGCTCCACGGCGAAGCCATTCAGTTTCACGACGAAGAGTGTTCTTCATAACTTGCTCATGCTTTGCTTGCGCCGCTAAAAGCTGCTCTTTCGTTTCAAGATACTGAACGTAGTCCCCGTTCACAGATAGCAAATTATTTGGATTGCGAGGATCCAGGTCGAAGACCTTATTCACCACACGCTGGAGAAACAAGCGGTCATGCGTGACCATTAAAAAAGCAAACGGTGCTTTCTGCAAAAACTCTTCAAGCCATAAAATACTGACAACGTCCAAGTGATTCGTCGGCTCATCCAGAAGCAACAATTCAGGCTCTGTCACCAATTCGCGCGCCAAGGCTACGCGCTTTTGCCAGCCACCGCTCAAATCCGACACGAGAAAATCTTCTCCGAACTGAGTCAGATCCAAACGCGCCAGCCACTCATAGGCCAGTCCCAAAGCTTCGTCTGGATCATGAGCATGGCTTAGCAAAGCCTGCATGATCGTTTCGCGCTCGGCAAACACTGGCGTCTGCGGCAAGAAACCGAGGCGCAAGCCTTTCTTTGGCGTGACTTTACCGCCGTCAGCTTGGCTCTTGCCAGCCAAGATCTTCATCAATGTCGATTTACCAGCCCCATTAGGACCCACGAGACCGACTTTATCGCCGTCCTCGATACCGAGGCTGACGCCAGAAAACAAAGTTTTACCTGCAAAGGATTTTTCGAGCTGATGAGTACTGATAAGCAAAGCCATGAGACGTCTTAACACGTCCAGGGGAAGATTGCATTCTCATTCTCGTCCTGAGTGTGAGCGAGTTTATATAAAAACTCTTCACGCTCAAGGTATTTGCCACCAAAGGATTTTGTCACCGGCGTCACCATCTGGATATCCATCCACTCAAGGCCCCAGGACTCTAAAAGCTTAATCAAATGAAACAAAGCGAGCTTCGACGCATTCGGCGTCTTATAAAACATGCTTTCGCCACTAAACATCCCTTTTACGAAGACACCGTAGATACCGCCCACTAACTGACGTTTATGCCAGACCTCCACACTATGAGCATAACCCGCATTGTGAAAGTCGATATACGCCTTTATCATCGGCGGCAAAATCCAAGTGCCTTCCTGGCCGGGGCGTGGCTGCTTCGCACACTCGCGAACGACTTGTGCGAACGCCTGATCGACAGTGATTTCAAACTCATCACCATGCTGGCGCACAAATTTATCGAAGCTGCGGCTGATATGCAGATCTGAGAACTCGATGATCCCGCGCTTTTCAGGCGAAAACCACAGTAATGGATAATCGGGATGCGGCCACGGAAAGACACCGAGGCTGTAAGCAGTATAAAGAGTGCCTACGTCCAAGAGGCCTCCCACGGCCAAAACTCCTTCGGCCATGGCGTCTCTCGGATCTGGAAAGTCTACGGTTGATTGAAAACTTTTTTTTCTGCTCACCATCACTGTTCTTCAGACAAATCTAAAGTCAGCGGCTGGTCAAGAAGGGAAATGATTTCGTAGCCGTCCATCGCGATACTTTCTTGGTCATTGGACAATTTCACCCCAACAACGTTCCAAGCAGTCGGCCACTCATTGTATAAAAACTGTGCAGAAACCATAAAGCTGTCGCCACGATCCCCGAGTGGAACTTTCCACATCGGATTCTGGCGGACATTCTGATAAAGGCCCTTCAACGGAAGCGGCAAAGCCTGAATGGTTTGACCGTCATCAGAGTTCAAACAAGGGCCGCGCACGATGATCGTCGGAATACTTCCGGAATAAGCAACACCCTCTGCTTGCAAAGTGATTTCCAAATCAGGATACACTTCACACGCGTACACTTTTGAACCTTGAGAATTCTTGACGAGAAAATTACCAACAGTCAGTCCCGCGGTGGCGGCTCCGCGCTGAACTTGCAACCCCTGGGACATCGCAACCTTCGCGGACTTCGAGAACGAAGGCCCCGTCAGATCACTCAAATCATAATAGCTCGTCCCGTTGCTCGTCGTGATTGTTCCATCAAAAGAAGCAACATGGCGCTTTTGCAGGAACAAGCGGTCACCGAGGTAAATTCCCCCGACAAGTAACAACGCGAGTCCGAATAAAAAACGACTTTTTGATGTTTTCACAAAACTCCTAATTATATTCGCACTTCAAGTTAGCGATATCTTCAGCGGTCGGAATTTCCCGCTTCACTAGATAATCAAGCACAGATAACATCACAGACGAACTTCCGTTAGCGAGATGCTTCAGGCCCAACACATGACCGAGCTCATGCACAAGCAAGCTCAGCAAGTGCACATCCGTATTCGAATTCGGATTAGTCACATAATAAGTATAAAATTGAGCATCAACTTTGACGTCGGCTTCAACCAACTGATTATTGGTCCATGATAAGGAACTCATCGCTTGGAGCTTCGTATCTGTGTTGTTCCAAGGATTCATCCAGTAAATAACGTTGCGATTATCCTTAGCAGGTGTAGATGTCGCCGCCGCTCGTTCGAAAACAAACAACGTGCGCCCCAAGACATCTTCCCACTTTTTCGCAGCATCGCGCAGAACAGAATCGTATTCGGTCGGCACCGTCGGATCTATATAGATCTTTACCGGAAGACTTTGCTTCCAAGAAACACGTTGCCCGTAACTGTTTTGGACAAAACCGCAATCCTTCTCGGACGCGGTCGCGATTTTTTCGTCGGTCTCTGGCCCCACCTTCGGTACACGTCCGCAGGCAAGGAGCACATTTGCTGATAACAGACCTAGTAAGAGATATTTTTTCATCTTCTCTTAGTTTAAATAAAGTCCCCGCGAAATATAAGTACCCCAGACCTTTCAGCTTAAAAGCTGCACGCAGCGCGGTAGGTACGGCCCTTGCTTAGTACAGTGTCGGACCTGGACTTAGGTCAATGTGACACCACTGCGGAGGGGTATTCGTGAACACTTTAAGAAGTCTTTTTGTCTTAGTCGCCTTTTTCTTGAGCGCTCAAGCACATGCCGAAAGCGTCTCTATCCCACTTAAAGTAGTTAAGAAGCCCGCTTCCGACCTCGTTGCCTCGAATGGTGCGGTTTTGGACG
The sequence above is drawn from the Bdellovibrionales bacterium genome and encodes:
- a CDS encoding ABC-F family ATP-binding cassette domain-containing protein; the encoded protein is MALLISTHQLEKSFAGKTLFSGVSLGIEDGDKVGLVGPNGAGKSTLMKILAGKSQADGGKVTPKKGLRLGFLPQTPVFAERETIMQALLSHAHDPDEALGLAYEWLARLDLTQFGEDFLVSDLSGGWQKRVALARELVTEPELLLLDEPTNHLDVVSILWLEEFLQKAPFAFLMVTHDRLFLQRVVNKVFDLDPRNPNNLLSVNGDYVQYLETKEQLLAAQAKHEQVMKNTLRRETEWLRRGAIARLAKQKARINRAGDLKDDVENLVEKNRHRVANINFGDAERNPQKLIEIKDVYKSYDHRALIENFSYLITPKTRLALLGENGSGKSTLIKMMLGYEQPDSGSVFLSDKVKVSYFEQNRGNLNMEKSVLKNICPDGDYVSFQGQYVFARSYLERFLFSRQQMDLPVGRLSGGEQSRLRIAQLMLQEASVLVLDEPTNDLDVATLEVLSDAIQNFNGAVILVTHDRYFMDQVATDILSFPRKDNPSKKLERFVGYLQWEEAWLAEESGEVKPADVVAPVEAAKPAAKVQRMSFKLKNELEGMEAKILGMEEDLAKMEAESISAEVISNATRLQELHMKMSRLQTEIETSYARWAELEKIAKGE
- a CDS encoding leucyl/phenylalanyl-tRNA--protein transferase, with the translated sequence MVSRKKSFQSTVDFPDPRDAMAEGVLAVGGLLDVGTLYTAYSLGVFPWPHPDYPLLWFSPEKRGIIEFSDLHISRSFDKFVRQHGDEFEITVDQAFAQVVRECAKQPRPGQEGTWILPPMIKAYIDFHNAGYAHSVEVWHKRQLVGGIYGVFVKGMFSGESMFYKTPNASKLALFHLIKLLESWGLEWMDIQMVTPVTKSFGGKYLEREEFLYKLAHTQDENENAIFPWTC
- a CDS encoding alkaline phosphatase family protein, which produces MRPYSATFRSVLLAAIAVATGMGSVTAHAQGVGRLGALTAAISSKASSKEQPAQVETIVLAADGLSYNAFKAAQAQGLFKEFTNVGAHVAPFPSMTDLSWSTIMHTAEIFGAAGRIKSVEATYFDESTQSVQGDPRDYYRRLAFPKYYMGGFGAYFNPYVEGLMYFPTEEVPKLEVKSVIDDLAAAKPRKVLTGYVGAIDSMAHTQKDRLFPTMKLLDAEVKRLIKSYKDKGRDVEIVLLSDHGNIGRFAEGKPEQELVGVDISAPLKRGGFNFVQQLREDNDVTSPLMALGSWGPMYLKNRKNMPAVIAEFRKESWFDLAVYINRNNSTDTIMTVVSSQGEAQVQYDKKTKLYYYYDVKNNPLQIPATAISTKAALKPLTAEQAMAVAAKTSYPDSLFRIIESASERNFDFPDFILTLKDGFYIQSSLGAFTKMIRTHGSLSANSSFGLMASTKRTIPGQVRSKDIMPLLGVDTRTLFGRTYESDASNTGTNVREAMRNYQRGVETDAKDLSQQRIFQYLTRFVSDTRPYFVVSEMKSFMDAFKFDPLKQPGVQTLSPMNFDISKFDVQGMISPDDIGQVTDAVLTAGSAENLMKDPRINKLKDKVNSLRGIKEASVEQKELKLDDSYVSKLRNYVLPAKRSAMKLYQIPYLLEKSLIVQEKPFIKDTRDLRFAQDWLNGRDSDIKTFKALNKIGNTQERVTKVQALMKEAIKEAELEDRIFPTPLNKAYNRKNMDGLTIVYVPGIYNSIFDKEIFSLGLNALSDEMGLRVIQPPVEATCSGDFNGDIIADFLKQDTKTRIARGQVAPKYMILGYSKGAVDTLNFMVKNRQFTSTYVKGFVAIAAPLHGSSILNKTDLPFALVSALSEKDGPEVCKNEKAAAKSLVPSAMQSFWRKNERSLIGLTRYYSVTFESDPEDSHIFMKATKLIAQFDENNDGVVTTSSSKFPDNLAALDLGTMKADHLAGILASRFNQKAFMKGLVNTLGELDANNDQANMQWNTNTILSVANAHPVRDRMYYRVTKNGLIQRVHLDSSIVAERGDVFPFSQTWELNRLLLPPVNDPADDYQPQVTLPQSQIKYDPYGILDVQKLPDIMSATSVTPVSVKNMPQGINMEFHHKNMVHFRMDHQFNYESRSPLGNDDNKNYGYINSDFNGEKDWVAMRSVNNSIRMTTLSYRFSPVEFSKMSLKLAVTKGVKGADPVKGHTGKDDSAFQVWFTIRDGRANGNRALVDTKNDKVFLFGYYWSDPVPGENRKAGDIFENWYSNKNIVVATLPEAKQLVLNNPDMLGKPQLFERNLAEDLKHAFPNKKVEDMDIVGITIQHDSNDTEDSSEAYFKWLKFMP
- a CDS encoding porin family protein; translation: MKKLRLICAMVLSLGFVSAAHAELGVGVFGSYPLSTNYTATGTGIDSVKSKGGNTFGALLFIPVLPWFSIRGGVAYESAKFETNSILGSSDTTLNNMLIPVDLQFHFPVVGLYAFAGAVFVSNQKTDPDTNGKAGSDTRTNLGVGYDFFSFTLLTLSAEVEYQKGSKNISPVSGNDLKTDSTNLNLMARFTL
- a CDS encoding matrixin family metalloprotease, with the translated sequence MKKYLLLGLLSANVLLACGRVPKVGPETDEKIATASEKDCGFVQNSYGQRVSWKQSLPVKIYIDPTVPTEYDSVLRDAAKKWEDVLGRTLFVFERAAATSTPAKDNRNVIYWMNPWNNTDTKLQAMSSLSWTNNQLVEADVKVDAQFYTYYVTNPNSNTDVHLLSLLVHELGHVLGLKHLANGSSSVMLSVLDYLVKREIPTAEDIANLKCEYN